ACCGCAGGGCTCTGCCCGGGGATTTGTGGGTGCCCCCACGTAGAATGAACAAGCCGGTTGGCCCGCCGACGGCCTGCGTGCCCCGCACATCCCGGTGCGCGGTGGCCCGGGCAAGGGCGGCACCGGCAGCGAACGTAGTGCATCGACTCAACGCGTCAGGCACGCTGGCGAACTTGTGAAAGGCATCAGATGTTTCCTGAAGGCATGGACATGAACGCGCTCCTCGAGCAGGCCCAGCAGATGCAGGTGCAGCTGCAGCAGGCCCGCGACGACCTACAGGACGCCAGCTTCTCCGGCACCTCCGGCGGCGGCCTGGTGGAGGCAACCGTCACCGGCGGTGGCGTGCTCACCGGCCTGGTGATCAAGCCCGAGGCCATCGACCCCGATGACGCCGAGGGCCTGGCCGACCTGGTGGTGGCCGCCGTGCGCGATGCCACCTCGAAGGCCGCACAGGAAGCCGAGAAAGTGATGCCTGACCTGGGATCGCTGGGTCTTTGACGTGTACGACGGACCTATCCAGGATCTGATCGACGAGCTCGGCAGGCTGCCGGGCGTGGGCCCCAAGAGCGCCCAGCGCATCGCCTTCTGGCTGCTCGACCAGCCCCAGGCCGACGTGGAGCAGCTGGCCAATACGCTGCGCACGGTGAAGGAGGGCACCCACCTGTGCTCGATCTGCTTCAACGTGACCGACTCCGACATCTGCCGCATCTGCCGCGACCCGCGTCGCGACCACAGCTCCATCTGCGTGGTCGAGGAGTCCAAGGACGTGATGGCCATTGAGCGCACCCGCGAATTCCGCGGGCTCTACCACGTGCTCGGTGGCTCGATCAGCCCGATCGACGGCC
The window above is part of the Propionibacterium freudenreichii subsp. freudenreichii genome. Proteins encoded here:
- the recR gene encoding recombination mediator RecR — its product is MYDGPIQDLIDELGRLPGVGPKSAQRIAFWLLDQPQADVEQLANTLRTVKEGTHLCSICFNVTDSDICRICRDPRRDHSSICVVEESKDVMAIERTREFRGLYHVLGGSISPIDGRGPGDLRIAELVRRLQDPKVSEIILATDPNLEGDATATYISRLLGETPGIRVSRLASGLPVGGDLEYADEVTLGRAFSGRRYVNDEEPADQSA
- a CDS encoding YbaB/EbfC family nucleoid-associated protein; translation: MFPEGMDMNALLEQAQQMQVQLQQARDDLQDASFSGTSGGGLVEATVTGGGVLTGLVIKPEAIDPDDAEGLADLVVAAVRDATSKAAQEAEKVMPDLGSLGL